The Clostridium botulinum BKT015925 genome includes the window AAAATGGTGCTCCAGCTGATTTTGTATTAATAGGTGCAACAACAAGAGAACCTAAAGATATAAACCCAGCATTGAGATCAAGATGTACAGAGGTTTATTTTGAACCATTATCTTCTAAAGATGTAGAGAATATAGTAGAAGATGCAGCAGGAAGATTAAATATAAAGTTAGAAGATGGAGTAAGTACACTTATAAGTAAGTACACTGTAGAAGGAAGAAAAGCTGTAAATCTTTTAGCGGATGCTTATGGTTATGTTTTATATAATGAAAAAGTAGATGACACTGAAGTAGTAATAAAAATTAAAGATATAGAAGAGGTTATATCAATATCAAGACTTACTCCTTTTGAACAAGTTTATCATAATGAGGAACCAGAAGTAGGTCATATATATGGTCTTGGTGTTAGCGGATATATTGGTTCTACAATAGAAATAGAAGCAGCAGCCTTTGAGTCTAAAGATAAAGGAAAAGGTTTTGTAAGATTTAATGATACAGCAGGAAGTATGGCAAAAGATTCTGTATTTAATGCTGCATCAGTTATTAGAAAGCTTACTAATAAGGATGTAAAAGATTATGACATCCATGTTAATGCTGTTGGAGGTGGACGTATAGACGGACCTTCAGCTGGTGCAGCAATAACTGTTTGTATAATAAGTGCCCTGTTAAATAAGCCTATAAGACAAGATATAGCAGTAACTGGGGAAATATCTTTAAGAGGTAAAATAAAGCCAGTTGGTGGTATATTTGAAAAGGTATATGGAGCAAGACGAAAAGGAATAAAGTGTGTAATAGTACCTAAGGATAATTTAAGAGAAGTTCCAAAAGGTTTAAAAGACATAGATGTTAAAGCAGTAGATAATATTGAAGAATTAATTAAAATCGTTTTTGATGAATAATTTTGATTAATAATTAGGAGAGATAAGAATGGAAACACCTCTTAGAGTTTTACCACATAACATACAAGCTGAACAGACAGTTCTCGGCTGCATGATTAAGGATAAAACATCTATTGCTCAAGCAGCAGAGGCATTAAGAGGAAATGATTTTTATAGAGAAAGTCACAAAATTATTTTTGAGGCTATATTAGAATTATACTCAAAAGATATTCCTGTAGATATGGTAACCCTAATAGAAAAATTAAAGTCTACAGAAAAATTACAAATAGTTGGAGGAATCACTTACATAGCAGAGTTAAGTGATTCCGTTGAATCCACTATAAATGTTAATTCCTATGTTAAAATTGTTGAGGAAAAGTCAATTTTAAGAAAGCTTATAGAAGCCTCAGCAGATATTACTGAGGAATGCTATCTAAAGCAAGAAGATGTACCAAGTGTACTTGATCGAGCTGAAAAAAGAGTATTTGATATAGCACAAAAAAGAACATCAAGTGATTTTGAACCTATAAGTAATGTTCTTGAAAGAGGCTTTGAGCAGATAGAAAAGATATTTAACAACAAAGGAGAAACTACTGGAGTTCCATCAGGTTTTCCAGAACTTGATGCAAAAACATCAGGATTTCAGCCTGGAGATATGATATTAATAGCTGCAAGACCATCCATGGGAAAAACTACATTTGCCATAAATATTGCAGAATATGCAGCCATTAGGGAAGGAAAAAGTGTAGTTGTATTTTCACTTGAAATGTCAAAAGAACAATTGGCTTATAAGATACTTTGTTCAGAATCAAATGTTGATATGCTAAAATTAAGAACAGGGGAACTTGAAGACAATGATTGGGAAAGAATTGCAAAAGCTTCTGGGCCAATAGCAGCATCAAAAATATTCATAGATGATACTGCAGGAGTATCTGTTATGGAAATGAGATCTAAATGTAGAAGATTAAAAATAGAACATGGAATAGATCTTATAGTAATAGATTACTTGCAGCTTATGAGTGGAAGTTCGGGTTCTGAGAGTAGACAGCAGGAAGTATCAGAAATATCAAGATCTATAAAAGCATTAGCTAAGGAAATGCATTGTCCAGTTATAGCATTATCACAGTTATCTCGTGCACCAGAACAAAGGGCTGATCATAGACCTATGTTATCAGACCTTAGAGAATCAGGTTCAATAGAGCAGGATGCTGACCTTGTTATGTTTTTATATAGAGATGAGTACTACAATAAAGAAACAGAAGATAAAAATATAGCAGAGTGTATAATTGCAAAACAAAGAAATGGTCCAGTTGGAACAGTTAAACTTGCTTGGCTAGGACAATATAGTAAATTTGGACGATTAGATGTTATACACCAAGAATAAAAAAGATGTGACCCAATTAATCACATCTTTTTTGTTTCTATATTTTTAGGACTTCCTTTATTCTTTTTTAGGAAGGACTAATTTTAAAACACCATTTTTAAATTGAGCACTTATATTATTTTTATCAATATTATTTATAAAAAAGATTCTTTTAAACTCTGTACAATGTCTTTCATATCTTACACAAAGTAGGTCTCTAGCCTCAATAGTATCTTGACTTTTAGCTGTTATAGTTAGATATCCATTTTTATAAGAAAGGTTTAAATTTTCCTTTTTCATTCCTGGAAGATCAGCTTCAACTAAATAAGCAGTGTCTGTTTCATGAATATCTACATTAAATCCTTTGTTTATGGAAGACAAAGAATCATCATTATTTTTAAAGGGAATCATTTCAAACATAAAAAAACCTCCTTAATTTATTAAATATAATATTAAAAAAATTTATATGAGTGATTAGTAAATATTCATAAGGTATGGTTTTATAATATATTTCCAATGAAATATTAATTATAATTACGTTAACATGGTTTTATAGATATATGAATTATTTTATAAAATATTGATTAAATTGTAAGTTAGGAGTAAAATTATATATATGGGTAAATGCTCCTATGGCTCAGATGGTAGAGCAACTGATTCGTAATCAGTAGGTCGCAGGTTCAAATCCTGTTAGGAGCACCAAGTTTAAAACTCGTTACTTGAAGGTTGAGAGGCTAACATATCTTAGCCTCTTTTGTTTTTTTATTACCTGTATATTACTAAAGAAAAAACAGTGTAAAACTTACATTATTTGATATATACTAATGTAGTAAACAGTATATAAAATAATTAAAAAATAATGAAAATAATATAAAACATAATATATGTTTTATAAGTAATATAAAGGAGAATAAAAATGGCAATAAAGATAATAACAGATAGTGGATGTGATTTACCTAAAGATATTTTAAAAAAATATGATATAGAACTTCTACCCCTTTATGTATATTTAGAAAATCAAGAATTTTTAGATGGAGAAACTATAGCACCAAAGGAAGTTTATGATGGCATGAGAGAGGGAAAAGTATATACTACAGCACAAGTTCCTCCTAATAAATTTTATGATGCTTTTAAAAAGTGTGCGGAAAATAATGATACTTGTATTTATATAGGTTTTTCTTCTGGACTTACAGGTACATATCAATCTTCTGTAATTGCAAAGGAAGATATTTTGGATGAATATCCTAATTTAGATATACATGTTATAGATACCAAAGCAGCTTCAATTGGATTAGGGCTTATAGTATATAAAGCAGCTATAATGATAAGTGAAGGAAGAAGTAAAGAGGAAATATTAAAGGCTATAGAGTTTAACTCAAAGCATATGGAAGGTATTTTTACTGTTGATAATTTAGAATATTTATTTAGGGGCGGAAGAGTAAGTAAAACATCAGCTATGTTAGGCGGTTTATTAAATATTAAGCCAATACTTGATATAGAAAATGGAAAGCTAATACCTATAGAAAAGATAAGAGGAAGAAAGAAAGTTATAAAAAGAATTTTTGAGTTGATGGAAGAACGTGGAGAAAAACTTGAAAATCAAATTATAGGGATATCTCATGGAGATGATATAAAAAGTGCGGAAGACTTTAAATTAATATTAGAAGAACAATTTGGATGTAAAAATTTCTTAATCAATACTATTGGTGGTGTTATTGGGTCACATGTTGGACCAGGTACACTTGCGGTATTTTTTCTTAATGCCATAGACTAAAGAAGGGGGATAAAGAGATGGATATAAAAATTGTTACAGATAGTGGTTGCGATTTATCAAAAGAATTAAAAGAAAATATGAATATTGAAGCTGTTCCTTTAACTTTACAACTAGAGGATAGAGAATATGTAGATGATGAGAGTTTAGATATATTAAAATATATAAAAGATATGGCTGAGTGTAAAACTGCACCCAAGACAGCATGTCCTTCTCCCCAAGATTATATGGAAAGTTATAAAGGAAATGAAAAGGTATTTGTAGTTCCATTATCATCTAAATTAAGTGGAAGCTATAATAGTGCAGTGTTAGCCAAAAATCTATTTTTAGAAGAGATAAATAATAAATTTATACATGTATTTGATTCCGTAACAGCGTCAGTAGGTCAAACGGTAATAGCACTTAAAATAAGTGAACTTTCAAAATTGAATTTAGGAGAAATAGAGATAGTAGAGAAAATAAATAAGTATATAAGCGAAATGAAAACCTTTTTCTTATTAGAAAGTTTGGATCATTTGGCTAAGGCAGGAAGACTAAATCCAATTATAGCTAAGGTTGCAAATATGTTATCTATTAAACCTATCATGGGATCCAATGATGATGGAACTATAAGAATGGTTGAAAAAACTAGAGGGTATAAAAAAGCATTTAAAAGATTTATAGATGTAATAGGAGAAGAAGGAAGTAATTTAGAGCAAAAAGTATTAGGAATTGCTCATTGCAATTGTCTTGAGAGAGCACTCAAGTTTAAAGAAGAAGTGTTAAAAAGATATAATTTCAAGGATATAGTTGTTGTTGAGATGTCTGGATTAAGTACCACTTATGCAGACGATGGAGGTCTTGTAATAGCATTTTAATAAAATTAGAGATCACATATTATATTTAAAAGAAATTTTTTAAATATAGTATGTGATTT containing:
- a CDS encoding replicative DNA helicase, which produces METPLRVLPHNIQAEQTVLGCMIKDKTSIAQAAEALRGNDFYRESHKIIFEAILELYSKDIPVDMVTLIEKLKSTEKLQIVGGITYIAELSDSVESTINVNSYVKIVEEKSILRKLIEASADITEECYLKQEDVPSVLDRAEKRVFDIAQKRTSSDFEPISNVLERGFEQIEKIFNNKGETTGVPSGFPELDAKTSGFQPGDMILIAARPSMGKTTFAINIAEYAAIREGKSVVVFSLEMSKEQLAYKILCSESNVDMLKLRTGELEDNDWERIAKASGPIAASKIFIDDTAGVSVMEMRSKCRRLKIEHGIDLIVIDYLQLMSGSSGSESRQQEVSEISRSIKALAKEMHCPVIALSQLSRAPEQRADHRPMLSDLRESGSIEQDADLVMFLYRDEYYNKETEDKNIAECIIAKQRNGPVGTVKLAWLGQYSKFGRLDVIHQE
- a CDS encoding Hsp20/alpha crystallin family protein, with product MFEMIPFKNNDDSLSSINKGFNVDIHETDTAYLVEADLPGMKKENLNLSYKNGYLTITAKSQDTIEARDLLCVRYERHCTEFKRIFFINNIDKNNISAQFKNGVLKLVLPKKE
- a CDS encoding DegV family protein → MAIKIITDSGCDLPKDILKKYDIELLPLYVYLENQEFLDGETIAPKEVYDGMREGKVYTTAQVPPNKFYDAFKKCAENNDTCIYIGFSSGLTGTYQSSVIAKEDILDEYPNLDIHVIDTKAASIGLGLIVYKAAIMISEGRSKEEILKAIEFNSKHMEGIFTVDNLEYLFRGGRVSKTSAMLGGLLNIKPILDIENGKLIPIEKIRGRKKVIKRIFELMEERGEKLENQIIGISHGDDIKSAEDFKLILEEQFGCKNFLINTIGGVIGSHVGPGTLAVFFLNAID
- a CDS encoding DegV family protein; translation: MDIKIVTDSGCDLSKELKENMNIEAVPLTLQLEDREYVDDESLDILKYIKDMAECKTAPKTACPSPQDYMESYKGNEKVFVVPLSSKLSGSYNSAVLAKNLFLEEINNKFIHVFDSVTASVGQTVIALKISELSKLNLGEIEIVEKINKYISEMKTFFLLESLDHLAKAGRLNPIIAKVANMLSIKPIMGSNDDGTIRMVEKTRGYKKAFKRFIDVIGEEGSNLEQKVLGIAHCNCLERALKFKEEVLKRYNFKDIVVVEMSGLSTTYADDGGLVIAF